One genomic segment of Petrotoga olearia DSM 13574 includes these proteins:
- a CDS encoding family 1 glycosylhydrolase — MENVDFPKSFLWGVNSPFLSFLGNSREGSKKQIFENVEKDLEEQLSFLEKLKINSFRFHLNWDLLFLDTFYSCAMYNNFIEQLRKKEIEPIVNLIDFDFLSYNKREAIDNIESEEKISIFIEIIEKIVSTFKYNVQYYIVLNHTTEYLKRRFFKVTDVDNLALHETVQNLLNLYDKSVQIIKSINPYAKVSVSEEFNVDEEDQLDLVFSFIDVIVRGESPFFEKIAFKKSDIDFIGINFNDFTSNSEEYISLIRELSDGKNNIDLDEVIKRCSSKYNLPFLITENIATGEDDSLKSRYLVNNLYKINQSLENNAKIFGYIYNSLSDVKINNHLLKTGLYRIDDKNRYISLRNFAKIYLNIIEDNGINERYLKYID; from the coding sequence GTGGAAAATGTAGATTTTCCGAAATCCTTTTTGTGGGGGGTAAACTCCCCTTTCCTGTCTTTTTTAGGAAATTCAAGGGAAGGATCGAAAAAACAAATATTTGAAAATGTAGAAAAAGATTTGGAGGAACAATTATCTTTTTTGGAGAAATTGAAAATTAATTCTTTTAGATTCCATCTAAATTGGGATTTGTTATTTCTTGACACTTTTTATTCTTGTGCTATGTATAATAACTTTATAGAACAACTACGTAAAAAGGAAATTGAACCTATCGTAAACCTCATTGATTTTGATTTTCTTTCCTACAATAAAAGAGAAGCTATTGATAATATAGAAAGCGAAGAAAAAATCTCGATATTTATAGAAATTATCGAAAAGATTGTCTCCACTTTTAAATACAACGTTCAATATTATATCGTTTTGAATCATACTACCGAATACCTAAAACGAAGATTTTTCAAAGTTACAGATGTTGATAACCTTGCATTACATGAAACAGTTCAAAATCTCTTAAATCTTTATGATAAAAGCGTTCAAATTATAAAAAGTATTAACCCTTATGCTAAAGTATCGGTAAGTGAAGAATTCAATGTTGATGAAGAAGATCAGTTAGATTTAGTTTTTTCTTTTATTGATGTAATTGTCAGGGGAGAAAGTCCATTCTTTGAAAAAATCGCTTTTAAAAAATCTGATATAGATTTTATCGGAATAAATTTCAATGATTTCACTTCAAATTCAGAAGAATATATCTCTTTGATAAGAGAACTTTCAGATGGAAAGAATAATATTGACCTGGATGAAGTAATAAAAAGATGTTCTTCTAAATATAACCTGCCTTTTTTAATAACTGAAAATATAGCTACAGGTGAGGATGATAGTTTAAAAAGCCGTTATTTAGTTAATAATTTATACAAGATTAATCAATCTTTGGAAAATAATGCGAAGATTTTTGGATATATCTACAATTCTCTAAGTGATGTTAAAATCAACAACCATCTTTTAAAAACAGGACTATATAGAATAGATGATAAAAACAGATATATCAGTTTAAGAAACTTCGCAAAAATCTATTTGAATATCATAGAAGATAATGGGATAAACGAAAGATACCTAAAATATATTGATTAG
- a CDS encoding ABC transporter permease, producing the protein MLGIIIGVGAVMTIIAIGDGARQEINNTVSSLGSNIIMVNSTVYSRFSSQPLEFQDAVNIKNMVPQVKNATGVLNSNLTVESGGETTSGSVFGVLPSFFDIMNLKIAYGRRLDEADEEELNSVAVIGYNIANKLYGRQNVVGERINIIQSGNTGSRKVSFEVVGVIEKTGSRLLFNVDDMIILPHNVADYRLFHMNGRTSSIFVSAMDESSAELATMGTDFYLYRKFGDSDKYSILSQDAILEAINQITGIMNVILVGIAAISLVVGGIGIMNIMLVTVKERTREIGIKMAIGATRHRILMEFLVESVVLTVVAGIIGMILGGLLSTLIAYFGRAFGLTAVITWKSIVLSFGVSAGIGLFFGIYPANQASKLSPIEALRYE; encoded by the coding sequence ATGTTGGGAATAATAATAGGTGTTGGAGCGGTAATGACTATAATTGCTATAGGGGATGGAGCAAGGCAGGAAATAAACAATACCGTTTCTTCTCTAGGGTCCAATATTATTATGGTTAACTCCACTGTGTATTCCAGATTTTCATCTCAGCCCCTTGAGTTTCAAGATGCAGTTAACATTAAAAATATGGTTCCACAAGTAAAGAATGCCACAGGTGTTTTAAATTCAAATCTGACAGTGGAAAGTGGTGGAGAAACAACTTCAGGATCGGTATTTGGAGTTTTGCCTAGTTTTTTTGATATAATGAACTTAAAGATTGCTTATGGAAGAAGGTTAGATGAAGCTGACGAAGAAGAATTAAACTCAGTCGCTGTTATAGGTTATAATATAGCTAATAAATTATACGGTAGACAAAATGTTGTTGGTGAACGGATCAATATTATTCAAAGTGGAAATACTGGTAGTCGAAAAGTTTCTTTTGAAGTAGTGGGGGTTATAGAAAAAACAGGCAGCAGGTTGTTGTTTAATGTTGATGATATGATCATACTCCCACATAATGTAGCAGATTATAGGCTGTTTCACATGAATGGAAGGACGAGTTCTATTTTTGTTTCTGCAATGGATGAAAGTTCTGCAGAATTGGCAACCATGGGAACGGATTTTTATCTTTATAGAAAATTCGGAGATTCTGATAAGTACAGTATATTAAGCCAAGATGCTATTTTAGAAGCTATTAATCAAATAACAGGAATTATGAATGTGATACTTGTAGGAATAGCTGCAATTTCTTTAGTTGTAGGAGGAATAGGAATAATGAATATTATGCTCGTTACCGTTAAAGAAAGAACAAGAGAGATAGGTATAAAGATGGCTATAGGAGCCACTAGGCATAGGATTTTGATGGAATTCTTAGTTGAGAGTGTAGTTTTAACTGTTGTAGCTGGTATAATAGGTATGATATTGGGTGGGCTTCTCTCCACTTTGATAGCATATTTTGGTAGAGCTTTTGGATTAACCGCTGTCATAACTTGGAAATCGATTGTTTTATCATTTGGGGTATCTGCAGGAATAGGCCTATTCTTTGGTATATACCCTGCAAACCAAGCATCAAAGTTGAGTCCAATAGAAGCTTTAAGATACGAGTAA
- a CDS encoding ATP-binding cassette domain-containing protein — MMAVMELKEVWKIYDVGEVKVEALRGVSFGVEDGEYAIIIGPSGSGKSTLLQILGCLDKPTKGQIFIENVEVSKMKDRELAGVRNKKIGFVFQSFNLLPKLSALENVELPLIYAGVSPKKRREIAKEQLELVGLGDRINHRPTQLSGGQQQRVAIARALANDPAFLLADEPTGNLDTKSGEEILQIFRKLNDMGKTLVVVTHDMRMLDEGSKTIKLLDGKIQSIEVNTVGNT, encoded by the coding sequence TTGATGGCAGTAATGGAATTGAAAGAGGTATGGAAAATATACGATGTTGGAGAAGTCAAAGTTGAAGCCCTACGCGGTGTATCTTTCGGTGTTGAAGATGGTGAGTATGCTATAATAATTGGACCTTCCGGAAGCGGCAAATCAACTTTGTTACAGATCCTAGGCTGTTTGGATAAACCTACAAAAGGGCAGATATTCATCGAAAATGTAGAAGTCTCTAAAATGAAAGATAGAGAATTGGCAGGGGTAAGAAATAAAAAGATAGGATTTGTATTTCAAAGTTTCAATTTACTTCCAAAGTTGAGTGCATTAGAAAATGTTGAACTTCCTTTAATATACGCGGGTGTGTCTCCGAAAAAAAGAAGGGAGATAGCAAAAGAACAATTAGAGTTAGTAGGGCTTGGTGATAGGATAAATCATAGACCAACTCAACTATCGGGTGGGCAACAACAAAGGGTGGCTATAGCAAGAGCTTTAGCTAACGATCCAGCCTTTCTTTTAGCGGATGAACCAACAGGGAACCTTGATACAAAAAGTGGAGAAGAAATCCTTCAAATATTTAGGAAGTTGAACGATATGGGTAAAACGTTGGTCGTTGTCACTCACGATATGAGAATGTTGGATGAAGGGTCAAAAACGATAAAATTGTTGGATGGGAAGATCCAATCGATAGAGGTGAACACAGTTGGAAATACTTAA
- a CDS encoding efflux RND transporter periplasmic adaptor subunit yields MKRRRKITIWTIVIIAIVVVVGIIFFPIQSSPTASDSSGLPLVYLEYEVKSDGVGDSIEVVGNVTAEIESVFPKVSGEIVEVYVEKGDEVEEGQILAKIEDLDYQIAYLNALNDYESSTNVGERMKEVKRLQLEKAKKNLEATEIKAPVSGIVNAVNISKGDIVGTTSAILTIVDRSTIKVKTAVDEIDFPLINVGMDATIRIDPLNFEESGKVTWISPTTQTDMGVVVIPIEIEFTQNNLQNNLTSGMTADVEIVTLKLENTVAVPKDAIHEGVNGAKIVYKKTAEGGMEPVQVQTGKESDSMVEITVGLKSGDKVLILPSQEQAQRIMQNYGIPFGMPVAPGTVPQGPGRGGF; encoded by the coding sequence TTGAAAAGAAGAAGAAAGATTACAATATGGACAATAGTGATAATAGCTATAGTTGTAGTTGTTGGGATAATCTTTTTCCCAATACAAAGTTCACCTACAGCCTCTGATTCAAGTGGATTACCATTAGTATACTTAGAATATGAGGTGAAATCAGATGGCGTGGGAGATTCGATAGAAGTAGTGGGAAACGTAACGGCTGAGATTGAATCAGTGTTTCCAAAAGTTTCAGGAGAAATAGTCGAGGTATACGTAGAAAAAGGTGACGAGGTTGAAGAAGGTCAAATACTAGCTAAAATAGAAGATCTTGACTATCAAATAGCATACTTGAATGCCTTAAATGATTATGAATCGTCAACCAACGTGGGTGAACGGATGAAAGAAGTAAAAAGGTTACAGTTGGAAAAAGCAAAAAAGAATTTGGAAGCAACTGAAATAAAAGCCCCCGTTTCAGGGATAGTAAATGCAGTAAATATTTCAAAGGGAGATATTGTTGGGACAACATCCGCTATTTTGACGATAGTGGACAGAAGTACAATAAAAGTTAAAACTGCTGTTGATGAAATAGATTTTCCACTTATAAATGTAGGGATGGATGCAACAATAAGAATAGATCCTTTGAATTTCGAAGAATCCGGTAAAGTAACATGGATTAGTCCAACTACTCAAACGGATATGGGGGTAGTTGTTATACCAATTGAGATTGAATTTACACAAAATAATCTTCAAAATAACCTGACTTCAGGAATGACAGCGGATGTAGAAATTGTTACCTTAAAATTAGAAAACACGGTGGCAGTACCAAAAGACGCCATTCATGAGGGAGTTAATGGGGCAAAAATAGTCTACAAAAAGACTGCAGAAGGTGGCATGGAACCAGTTCAAGTACAAACTGGAAAAGAATCGGATAGTATGGTTGAAATAACGGTGGGCTTAAAATCTGGAGATAAGGTTTTGATATTACCATCTCAAGAACAAGCACAAAGAATAATGCAAAATTATGGTATACCATTTGGAATGCCTGTCGCTCCAGGGACTGTTCCTCAAGGTCCAGGAAGAGGTGGATTTTGA
- a CDS encoding TolC family protein, which produces MKKLIVLVITLLVGILNLFGMTFEELYEQNLNKSSSYTQAELNLRGAELDMNKIDKFFVPYLGISVDTVKTGIDPFGKGTTIGGLVFGGEGTLEGFRISLDVNFLEVWGAQVGLSFPFTLNTDEWTIDTPEASELAISLSRDLTIIDRAERLKTESTYYDALSKYYLAQTNELITTIEDIFTRHYNERMIQTYQDEIEILNQQYNSSTDEDEKENLEKQILTAQKSLATLRASNAPLEYFEYTDELYNQTKNMVERIINKNQNYPTNIEERLDLKSLKLQEEASEIESNFWFIPYLPFNTISVSMNPFKDTNDLKKKMSISVGFQLPILDKGERKLASDTMKTNVAALTYDESIIEVENAIRKLETNRRTLNYDIKINQIDLENAMENYNRNKELSEQGYITREQLKLSEIALARAQLVSEKTQNDIMTNELRIMQQYYVDIWGDIN; this is translated from the coding sequence GTGAAAAAACTTATAGTTTTAGTAATAACCCTTCTCGTAGGAATCCTGAACCTATTTGGGATGACATTCGAAGAGTTATACGAACAAAATTTAAACAAAAGTTCATCTTATACGCAAGCGGAGTTGAACTTGCGAGGCGCAGAATTAGACATGAACAAAATAGACAAATTCTTTGTTCCATATTTGGGTATATCTGTTGATACAGTGAAAACAGGGATAGACCCATTTGGAAAAGGAACAACCATTGGAGGGTTAGTTTTTGGAGGGGAAGGAACTTTAGAAGGTTTTCGTATTTCTTTGGATGTAAACTTCTTAGAGGTATGGGGAGCCCAGGTAGGTCTCTCGTTCCCTTTTACTTTAAATACAGATGAATGGACGATAGACACCCCTGAAGCATCAGAGTTAGCAATCTCTTTATCTCGTGATCTTACAATAATTGACAGGGCGGAAAGGTTGAAAACTGAAAGTACTTACTACGATGCACTCTCTAAATACTACCTGGCGCAAACTAATGAACTCATAACAACGATCGAAGATATATTCACCAGACATTACAACGAAAGGATGATTCAAACATACCAAGATGAAATAGAAATACTGAACCAACAGTACAATTCATCAACCGATGAAGACGAAAAAGAAAATTTAGAAAAGCAGATACTAACCGCTCAAAAGAGTTTAGCAACTTTAAGAGCAAGTAACGCACCTCTGGAATATTTTGAATACACAGATGAACTGTACAATCAAACAAAAAATATGGTGGAAAGAATAATAAACAAAAACCAAAACTATCCAACGAATATTGAAGAAAGATTGGATTTAAAATCTTTGAAACTCCAAGAAGAGGCATCGGAAATAGAAAGTAATTTCTGGTTCATTCCTTACCTGCCTTTCAATACGATAAGTGTGTCTATGAATCCATTTAAAGATACAAATGACTTGAAGAAAAAAATGAGTATAAGCGTAGGATTTCAATTGCCTATATTGGATAAAGGTGAAAGAAAGTTGGCGTCTGATACTATGAAAACAAACGTTGCTGCTTTGACATACGATGAAAGTATAATAGAAGTGGAAAATGCGATAAGAAAATTAGAAACAAATAGAAGAACGCTGAATTATGACATAAAAATAAATCAAATAGATTTAGAAAACGCCATGGAAAATTACAATAGAAATAAAGAGTTAAGTGAGCAAGGTTACATAACACGTGAGCAATTAAAATTATCAGAAATAGCCCTGGCAAGGGCACAATTAGTCAGCGAAAAAACGCAAAACGATATTATGACAAACGAGTTAAGAATAATGCAGCAATACTATGTGGACATATGGGGTGATATAAATTGA
- a CDS encoding TolC family protein, with protein sequence MKKVVLIAFTLILVTGMFSANLTEVFDTAKASSTIYKTAQLDLEKTNLDYNKAKIEATNKKLELSGELSYYSGLSSYNTSMKSYYGDIVDRVFNVYVEEINVKTADLQLKNAQITYDNNTELFNNGLISEDILKSSELDVSDAQNNLESAQLNLETAKDDLKELYEGDYNQIEINIPTYEGVFISDEEYLNNNYNLKMAQLKVDISQYDLNNLPANASAYNKRIAEITHQTNILSLQDTQDTLIEAHKTTKNSIETLYKSLKNLEERMNLSQSTYNDTKDRFNKGLVSELELNTADINYLTTQKNYYESVRSYIKAYINYIIDTGRSLEEVGL encoded by the coding sequence ATGAAGAAAGTAGTATTGATAGCATTTACACTGATTTTAGTAACAGGGATGTTCTCAGCAAATTTAACAGAGGTATTTGATACAGCTAAAGCAAGTAGTACAATATACAAAACAGCACAACTTGATCTTGAAAAGACTAACCTTGATTACAACAAGGCTAAGATAGAGGCAACGAACAAGAAGTTAGAACTAAGTGGAGAATTAAGTTATTATTCAGGTCTTTCAAGCTATAATACTTCTATGAAAAGTTACTACGGTGACATAGTAGACAGAGTATTCAATGTTTATGTAGAAGAAATAAACGTAAAAACAGCGGATTTGCAGTTAAAAAACGCCCAGATAACCTACGACAACAACACTGAATTGTTCAACAACGGATTGATCTCAGAAGACATCCTTAAAAGTTCTGAACTCGATGTAAGTGATGCGCAGAACAATTTGGAAAGTGCACAATTAAATTTAGAAACCGCCAAAGACGACTTAAAAGAATTATACGAAGGGGATTACAACCAAATAGAGATAAACATTCCCACTTATGAGGGCGTATTCATCAGTGATGAAGAATATTTAAACAACAACTACAACCTAAAAATGGCTCAACTAAAGGTAGATATTTCACAATACGATCTCAACAACTTACCTGCCAACGCATCTGCATATAACAAGAGAATAGCAGAGATAACTCACCAAACAAATATCTTAAGTTTGCAAGACACACAGGACACATTGATTGAAGCACACAAAACAACAAAAAATAGTATCGAAACTCTTTACAAAAGTTTGAAAAACTTAGAAGAAAGAATGAACTTATCCCAAAGCACATATAACGACACAAAGGATAGATTCAACAAAGGATTGGTATCTGAATTGGAACTAAATACTGCGGACATAAACTATCTAACAACCCAAAAGAATTATTATGAAAGTGTAAGAAGTTACATAAAAGCATACATCAACTACATAATAGACACAGGAAGGAGCCTTGAGGAGGTAGGATTGTGA
- the ftsH gene encoding ATP-dependent zinc metalloprotease FtsH, translating to MNNNPNRRGSLFGPLFIYFILAMLIFMSISQLNTSNITEISYTDLVNLINQDTIISLQIDTSGLIQAKARNGQLFQVYAPTLLMDQAYVRALANDGIKVEYIKNTGASWWVTMLIYMLPIIILMFFWFWMFRRSGTGEGIPGSNYRRNPAKRYDSRRNKITFNDVAGIDEVKEELEDIVNFLKDPKNFSALGAKMPKGVLLSGLPGTGKTLVARAVAGEADVPFYFMSGSDFVELFVGVGAARVRDLFKEARENSPAIIFIDELDAVGRQRGTGLGGGHDEREQTLNALLVEMDGFDPREGIVVMAATNRPDILDKALLRPGRFDKKIFLDVPDLKAREEIIKIHLRGKKITDDIDVKSLAQSTPGFVGADLENMVNEAALLAARDGRDHITNDDFQEAIERVIVGPARKSRKITPKEKKIITYHELGHAILGYLLPYADPVHKITIVPRGQAALGYTMQLPTEDRFLITEPEIRDKIVGMLGGRAAEEIVFNEITTGAGNDLKRATELVREMVAQLGMSEKIGPIAWGEEEGEIFLGREITRMKNFSQETAKEIDSEIKNFILSSYEKAKNLLLENKEKLDLLAIYLYNKENISGKEFKKMMEMDIEELNTYVLKDKDVKEKDLFVSYA from the coding sequence ATGAATAACAATCCGAACAGAAGAGGGTCCCTATTTGGACCGCTTTTTATATATTTTATTCTTGCTATGCTTATTTTTATGAGCATTTCTCAGTTAAATACCTCGAACATCACTGAGATAAGTTATACCGATCTCGTGAACTTAATAAATCAAGATACAATAATAAGTTTACAAATCGATACAAGTGGCCTTATCCAAGCGAAAGCCAGAAATGGACAGCTTTTTCAGGTTTATGCCCCAACTTTGCTTATGGATCAAGCTTATGTTAGAGCATTAGCAAATGATGGAATTAAGGTTGAGTATATTAAAAACACCGGGGCAAGTTGGTGGGTTACTATGCTTATCTATATGTTGCCAATAATAATACTAATGTTTTTTTGGTTTTGGATGTTCAGAAGATCCGGAACAGGAGAAGGGATACCTGGAAGCAATTACAGAAGGAACCCTGCTAAAAGATACGATTCTAGAAGAAATAAAATCACTTTCAATGACGTAGCTGGTATTGACGAAGTTAAAGAAGAGTTGGAAGATATAGTTAATTTTCTTAAAGACCCTAAAAACTTTAGCGCATTGGGGGCAAAAATGCCTAAAGGTGTACTCTTATCAGGACTCCCAGGTACAGGAAAAACCTTGGTAGCCAGAGCTGTTGCAGGTGAGGCTGACGTGCCATTTTATTTTATGTCGGGTTCTGATTTCGTAGAATTATTCGTAGGTGTTGGAGCAGCCAGAGTCAGAGATCTCTTTAAAGAGGCAAGAGAGAATAGTCCTGCAATAATTTTTATCGATGAACTGGATGCTGTAGGAAGGCAAAGAGGAACGGGTTTAGGTGGAGGCCATGATGAAAGAGAACAAACCTTAAACGCTTTATTAGTTGAAATGGATGGGTTCGATCCCCGAGAAGGCATAGTAGTAATGGCAGCAACAAATAGGCCTGATATCTTAGATAAAGCCCTCTTAAGGCCAGGAAGATTCGACAAAAAAATATTCTTGGATGTACCTGATTTGAAGGCAAGAGAGGAAATTATAAAGATTCACCTAAGAGGAAAAAAAATCACAGACGATATAGACGTTAAAAGTTTGGCACAAAGTACCCCTGGGTTTGTAGGTGCCGATTTAGAAAATATGGTGAATGAAGCAGCTCTCCTGGCAGCAAGAGACGGTAGAGATCACATAACTAATGATGATTTCCAAGAAGCGATAGAAAGGGTAATTGTGGGCCCTGCTCGTAAATCACGAAAAATAACCCCCAAGGAGAAAAAAATTATTACCTATCACGAATTGGGCCATGCAATTTTAGGTTACCTTTTACCTTACGCGGACCCTGTTCACAAAATCACTATAGTTCCTCGAGGGCAAGCGGCTTTAGGTTACACAATGCAGCTTCCAACCGAAGACAGGTTTTTAATCACAGAGCCCGAAATAAGGGATAAAATAGTTGGCATGTTAGGTGGAAGAGCCGCTGAAGAGATCGTATTCAACGAAATCACAACAGGGGCGGGGAATGATTTAAAGAGAGCTACAGAGTTAGTAAGAGAAATGGTTGCCCAATTAGGTATGAGTGAAAAGATAGGACCCATTGCATGGGGTGAAGAAGAAGGAGAAATCTTTTTGGGAAGAGAGATAACTCGAATGAAGAATTTTTCCCAAGAAACCGCTAAAGAAATAGATTCAGAGATCAAGAATTTTATTCTTAGCAGTTATGAAAAAGCTAAGAACTTATTGTTGGAAAACAAAGAAAAACTTGATCTTTTGGCCATTTATCTTTACAATAAAGAGAATATCTCTGGAAAAGAGTTCAAAAAAATGATGGAAATGGATATAGAGGAGCTTAATACATACGTTTTAAAAGATAAAGATGTAAAAGAAAAGGATCTTTTTGTGTCTTATGCCTAA
- a CDS encoding metal-sensitive transcriptional regulator, translating into MSSNYNKDNLITRLKRIEGQVRGLQKMLEEERRCVDVLTQLSAVKGALNKTAEEIMKGYTKSCILEYEQTGNEKMLDELIQVLSKFREI; encoded by the coding sequence ATGTCTTCAAATTATAATAAAGATAATTTAATCACACGATTAAAAAGAATTGAAGGTCAGGTTAGAGGCCTTCAAAAAATGTTGGAAGAAGAGAGAAGATGTGTAGATGTATTAACACAGTTGTCCGCGGTGAAAGGGGCTTTAAATAAAACCGCAGAAGAAATAATGAAAGGTTACACAAAAAGCTGTATATTAGAATATGAGCAAACAGGAAACGAAAAGATGTTAGACGAGTTAATACAAGTTTTATCTAAATTTAGAGAAATATGA
- a CDS encoding S41 family peptidase, giving the protein MSKKKKKLLSVIIIFGLFITSWIFADTVSNSYQGNSVTQIYLDKFEEPIYSTLYYIVNYYYDKDNVDYDKIVDSTIEGMMRGLDDPFAWYLDSAQTEESNIDIEGRYGGVGLTIRYDYEMDAVIIVSPMNGTPAQRAGLMPNDYILSVDGTPTSELGLNKSASLMRGEPGTEVTLEIYRDTWTEPKNITLIREIIETKTVKFDTIEYKNKKLGYILLTNFAKTSSQEMKEALNNLSNQNIEGLIIDLRNNPGGLLQSAVEITSMFLKSGEVVSIKYFDGTKETIPTIPGNYYSFLQNIPVVLLVNEGSASASEILTGALKDNSVATVIGETTYGKAAVQNTFSLSTGGEIWLPIAHYFTPSGSDIHLKGIKPDIEVSNPEREVISMTEISEEEATQAFYTTTEKPVLNIEEDLQLKTALDFLTGGN; this is encoded by the coding sequence ATGAGTAAAAAAAAGAAAAAATTACTATCTGTTATAATAATTTTTGGTTTATTCATTACTTCCTGGATTTTCGCAGACACGGTTTCTAACAGTTATCAAGGGAATTCTGTAACGCAAATCTATTTAGATAAGTTTGAAGAACCTATTTACTCTACGTTATACTACATAGTCAATTATTATTATGATAAAGACAACGTTGATTATGATAAAATCGTGGATTCCACAATTGAAGGAATGATGAGAGGGCTAGATGATCCTTTTGCTTGGTACCTTGATTCCGCTCAAACAGAAGAAAGTAACATCGACATAGAAGGTAGATATGGCGGAGTAGGGTTGACTATTAGATATGATTATGAAATGGATGCGGTTATTATCGTCTCACCGATGAATGGAACTCCTGCACAAAGGGCGGGATTAATGCCTAACGATTACATTTTATCCGTTGACGGTACCCCCACATCCGAACTCGGCCTTAACAAATCAGCTTCGTTAATGAGGGGTGAACCTGGAACGGAAGTTACCTTGGAAATATACCGCGACACATGGACCGAACCAAAGAATATTACATTAATAAGAGAAATAATAGAAACTAAGACTGTAAAATTTGATACGATAGAATACAAAAATAAGAAGTTGGGTTACATACTACTCACTAATTTTGCCAAAACAAGCTCTCAAGAAATGAAAGAAGCCCTAAATAACCTTTCAAATCAGAATATAGAAGGACTAATAATTGATTTAAGAAATAATCCGGGTGGACTTTTACAATCAGCTGTTGAAATTACCTCCATGTTTTTAAAGAGTGGGGAAGTAGTTAGTATTAAATATTTTGATGGCACAAAAGAAACAATTCCAACTATTCCAGGTAATTATTACAGTTTTTTACAAAATATCCCTGTAGTTTTATTGGTTAATGAAGGTTCGGCATCTGCATCTGAGATCTTAACTGGTGCTCTTAAAGATAATAGTGTAGCAACCGTTATTGGAGAAACGACTTATGGAAAAGCCGCGGTCCAGAATACATTTAGCTTGTCTACAGGAGGAGAAATTTGGTTACCTATAGCCCATTACTTCACACCAAGCGGGTCAGATATTCATTTAAAGGGAATAAAACCTGATATAGAGGTAAGTAATCCAGAAAGGGAAGTCATCTCAATGACAGAAATATCTGAAGAAGAAGCAACTCAGGCTTTCTATACAACTACAGAAAAACCTGTACTAAATATTGAAGAAGATCTGCAACTGAAGACTGCCTTGGACTTTTTAACAGGAGGTAACTAA